The following are encoded together in the Rhinopithecus roxellana isolate Shanxi Qingling chromosome 5, ASM756505v1, whole genome shotgun sequence genome:
- the GPR68 gene encoding ovarian cancer G-protein coupled receptor 1, producing MRSVAPSGPKMGNITADNSSMSCTIDHTIHQTLAPVVYVTVLVVGFPANCLSLYFGYLQIKARNELGVYLCNLTVADLFYICSLPFWLQYVLQHDNWSHGDLSCQVCGILLYENIYISVGFLCCISVDRYLAVAHPFRFHQFRTLKAAVGVSVVIWAKELLTSIYFLMHEEVIEDEDQHRVCFEHYPIQAWQRAINYYRFLVGFLFPICLLLASYQGILRAVRRSHGTQKSRKDQIQRLVLSTVVIFLACFLPYHVLLLVRSVWEASCDFAKGVFNAYHFSLLLTSFNCVADPVLYCFVSETTHRDLARLRGACLAFLTCSRTGRAREAYPLGAPEASGKSGAQGEEPELLTKLHPAFQTPNSPGVVGSATGGLA from the coding sequence ATGAGGAGTGTGGCCCCTTCAGGCCCAAAGATGGGGAACATCACTGCAGACAACTCCTCCATGAGCTGTACCATCGACCACACCATCCACCAGACGCTGGCCCCGGTGGTCTATGTTACGGTGCTGGTGGTAGGCTTCCCGGCCAACTGCCTGTCCCTCTACTTCGGCTACCTGCAGATCAAGGCCCGGAACGAGCTGGGCGTGTACCTGTGCAACCTGACGGTGGCCGACCTCTTCTACATCTGCTCGCTGCCCTTCTGGCTGCAGTACGTGCTGCAGCACGACAACTGGTCTCACGGCGACCTGTCCTGTCAGGTGTGCGGCATCCTCCTCTACGAGAACATCTACATCAGCGTGGGCTTCCTCTGCTGCATCTCCGTGGACCGCTACCTGGCTGTGGCCCATCCCTTCCGCTTCCACCAGTTCCGGACCCTGAAGGCGGCCGTCGGCGTCAGCGTGGTCATCTGGGCCAAGGAGCTGCTGACCAGTATCTACTTCCTGATGCACGAGGAGGTCATCGAGGACGAGGACCAGCACCGTGTGTGCTTTGAGCACTACCCCATCCAGGCATGGCAGCGCGCCATCAACTACTACCGCTTCCTGGTGGGCTTCCTCTTCCCCATCTGCCTGCTGCTGGCGTCCTACCAGGGCATCCTGCGCGCCGTGCGCCGGAGCCACGGCACCCAGAAGAGCCGCAAGGACCAGATCCAGCGGCTGGTGCTCAGCACCGTGGTCATCTTCCTGGCCTGCTTCCTGCCCTACCACGTGCTGCTGCTGGTGCGCAGCGTCTGGGAGGCCAGCTGCGACTTCGCCAAGGGCGTCTTCAACGCCTACCACTTCTCCCTCCTGCTCACCAGCTTCAACTGCGTCGCCGACCCGGTGCTCTACTGCTTCGTCAGCGAGACCACCCACCGGGACCTGGCCCGCCTCCGCGGGGCCTGCCTGGCCTTCCTCACCTGCTCTAGGACCGGCCGGGCCCGGGAGGCCTATCCGCTGGGTGCCCCCGAGGCCTCCgggaaaagcggggcccagggcgAGGAGCCCGAGCTGTTGACCAAGCTCCACCCGGCCTTCCAGACCCCTAACTCGCCAGGGGTGGTAGGGTCTGCCACGGGTGGGTTGGCCTAG